A DNA window from Vigna angularis cultivar LongXiaoDou No.4 chromosome 1, ASM1680809v1, whole genome shotgun sequence contains the following coding sequences:
- the LOC108322403 gene encoding plastidal glycolate/glycerate translocator 1, chloroplastic codes for MSTSMPVSMATSVSHSLPFSLPKLKPPALSPSLFRRTFFPNSTLNTLSGRTISSITFPPRLTIPTHKARHVPPKFSQADTGNTSNSSSLTHTVFGVLHLVVSLGLILAADKFLKQAFVAAAIKFPSALFGMFCIFSVLITLDATVPSAATALVSFFEPALLFIQRWLPLFYVPSLVVLPLAVKDVPAASALKIGLILVGGWLATLCVAGYTAIAVRKAVKTELVEAEPMGKPSPFSAFEVWTWTAVLIISFVSALFYPTSLGTSARTCLPFLLAATVLGYMVGTRLPSGVKKVFHPIICCALSADLTALAFGYFSKSGIEPVLGYYLTKASSNPGAGDILMGFLGSVILSFSFSMFKQRKLVKRHAAEIFTSVIISTVFSLYSTALVGRLVQLEPSLTVSILPRCITVALALSIVSLFDGANSSLTAAVVVLTGLVGANFVQATLDRLSFRDPIARGIATASSAHGLGTAALSAKEPEALPFCAIAYALNGIFGSLLCSIPAVRESLLAIVG; via the exons ATGTCCACCTCTATGCCGGTTTCCATGGCCACATCAGTGTCACACTCTCTACCCTTTTCACTTCCCAAACTGAAACCACCCGCTCTCTCCCCTTCACTCTTCCGCCGCACGTTTTTCCCCAACTCAACTCTCAACACCCTCTCCGGCCGCACCATTTCCTCCATTACTTTCCCACCAAGGCTCACTATCCCAACCCATAAAGCCAGGCACGTGCCGCCAAAATTCTCCCAAGCCGACACCGGAAACACCTCCAACTCCTCCTCGCTCACCCACACG GTTTTTGGTGTTCTTCACTTGGTCGTGTCCCTTGGCCTTATTCTGGCGGCGGACAAGTTTCTGAAGCAAGCATTCGTGGCCGCCGCGATCAAATTCCCGAGCGCCTTGTTTGGGATGTTCTGCATATTCTCGGTTCTGATTACTCTCGACGCCACCGTGCCCTCTGCGGCTACGGCATTGGTGAGCTTCTTCGAGCCGGCGCTTTTGTTCATCCAGAGATGGCTTCCGCTTTTCTATGTTCCCTCTCTCGTTGTTCTGCCCCTTGCCGTCAAAGATGTTCCCGCTGCCTCTGCCCTCAAAATTGGCCTTATTTTAG TTGGAGGATGGTTGGCTACACTCTGTGTCGCTGGTTACACGGCTATAGCAGTAAGAAAAGCTGTGAAAACAGAACTGGTAGAAGCTGAGCCTATGGGAAAGCCGTCTCCATTTTCTGCCTTTGAAGTGTGGACATGGACTGCTGTTCTCATTATATCTTTTGTTTCTGCATTGTTTTACCCTACATCACTTGGTACAAGTGCCAGAACATGCCTTCCGTTTTTGCTTGCAGCCACAGTGTTAGGCTATATGGTTGGCACCAG gttACCATCGGGTGTGAAAAAGGTCTTCCATCCTATAATTTGCTGTGCATTATCAGCAGATCTGACAGCTTTAGCTTTCGGGTATTTTTCCAAGTCAGGGATTGAACCTGTGCTAG GATATTACCTTACAAAGGCATCCTCTAATCCTGGAGCTGGTGATATTTTAATGGGATTTTTGGGATCTGTCATTCTATCATTTTCCTTCTCTATGTTCAAGCAAAGAAAG CTTGTGAAACGACACGCAGCTGAGATTTTCACCTCTGTCATCATCTCAACAGTATTCTCACTGTATTCAACTGCCTTAGTTGGACGTCTTGTTCAATTAGAACCATCTTTAACTGTGTCCATTCTACCCAGATGTATCACAGTGGCATTGGCCCTCAGCATTGTATCTTTGTTTGACG GTGCCAATTCATCTCTCACAGCAGCTGTGGTTGTTTTAACTGGTCTGGTTGGTGCAAATTTTGTGCAAGCAACACTTGATAGACTCAGTTTTCGTGACCCAATTGCTCGGGGAATAGCAACTGCGTCCAG TGCCCACGGGCTTGGAACAGCAGCTTTGTCTGCCAAGGAACCTGAGGCTCTCCCATTTTGTGCCATTGCTTATGCTCTTAATGGTATATTTGGATCTCTTCTTTGTTCGATTCCGGCTGTCAGAGAAAGCTTGCTTGCAATTGTGGGCTGA